A stretch of Mus musculus strain C57BL/6J chromosome 19, GRCm38.p6 C57BL/6J DNA encodes these proteins:
- the Aldh18a1 gene encoding delta-1-pyrroline-5-carboxylate synthase isoform X1 → MARSGGRMLATLEPEQRAEIINHLADLLTDQREEILLANKKDLEEAEGRLASPLLKRLSLSTSKLNSLAIGLRQIAASSQESVGRVLRRTRIAKNLELEQVTVPIGVLLVIFESRPDCLPQVAALAIASGNGLLLKGGKEAAHSNRILHLLTQEALSIHGVKEAIQLVNTREEVEDLCRLDKIIDLIIPRGSSQLVRDIQKAAKGIPVMGHSEGICHMYVDSEASVDKVTRLVRDSKCEYPAACNALETLLIHRDLLRTPLFDQIIDMLRVEQVKIHAGPKFASYLTFSPSEVKSLRTEYGDLEVCIEVVDSVQEAIDHIHKYGSSHTDVIVTENEKTAEFFLQHVDSACVFWNASTRFSDGYRFGLGAEVGISTSRIHARGPVGLEGLLTTKWLLRGQDHVVSDFSEHGSLKYLHENLPVPQRNFS, encoded by the exons ATGGCTCGATCTGGTGGGAGAATGCTGGCTACCTTAGAGCCTGAACAG AGAGCTGAAATTATCAATCATCTGGCTGACCTGCTGACGGACCAGCGGGAAGAGATCCTGTTAGCCAACAAAAAAGATTTGGAGGAGGCAGAGG GAAGACTTGCCAGCCCCCTGCTGAAGCGCCTTAGCCTCTCCACGTCCAAACTGAACAGCCTGGCCATCGGGCTGCGGCAGATCGCAGCCTCCTCACAAGAGAGCGTAGGCCGCGTCCTGCGCCGGACTCGGATTGCCAAAAACCTGGAGTTAGAACAAGTGACTGTCCCAATAGGTGTTTTACTGGTGATCTTTGAGTCTCGCCCTGACTGTCTACCCCAG GTGGCAGCCTTGGCTATTGCCAGTGGCAATGGCTTGTTGCTCAAAGGTGGGAAGGAGGCCGCACACAGCAACCGCATTCTTCACCTCCTGACCCAGGAGGCCCTCTCCATCCACGGAGTCAAGGAGGCCATACAGCTG GTAAACACCAGAGAAGAAGTTGAGGATCTCTGCCGCCTTGACAAAATAATAGATCTGATCATTCCCCGAGGCTCCTCCCAGCTGGTCAGAGACATCCAGAAAGCTGCCAAAGGGATCCCAGTGATGGGCCACAGCGAAGGCATCTGCCACATGTACGTGGATTCCGAAGCCAGCGTGGACAAGGTCACCCGACTCG TCAGAGACTCTAAATGTGAATACCCAGCCGCCTGTAATGCCCTGGAGACGTTGCTTATCCACCGAGATCTGCTGAGAACACCCTTATTTGACCAGATCATTGACATGCTCCGAGTGGAACAG GTAAAAATTCACGCAGGCCCCAAGTTTGCCTCCTACCTGACCTTCAGCCCCTCAGAAGTGAAGTCACTCCGGACGGAGTACGGGGACCTGGAAGTGTGCATTGAAGTGGTGGACAGCGTCCAGGAAGCCATTGATCACATCCATAAGTACGGCAGCTCTCACACAGATGTCATCGTCACAGAGAACG AGAAAACAGCGGAGTTCTTCCTCCAGCACGTGGACAGCGCCTGTGTCTTCTGGAACGCCAGTACTCGCTTCTCTGATGGTTACCGCTTTGGACTGG gagcTGAAGTTGGAATCAGCACATCTCGAATCCACGCCCGGGGACCAGTAGGACTTGAGGGATTGCTAACTACAAAGTGGTTGCTTCGAGGGCAAGACCACGTGGTCTCGGACTTCTCCGAGCATGGAAGCCTCAAGTATCTTCACGAGAATCTCCCTGTTCCCCAGAGAAATTTCAGCTGA